Below is a genomic region from Brassica oleracea var. oleracea cultivar TO1000 chromosome C9, BOL, whole genome shotgun sequence.
TATCGATAACGTCACTCTCGTGTGGATTCTGAATGTCTGCTCAGGTGTTTCAGATGTTCAGACGGGGAAGCAAGCTCACGGTTTCGTCTACAGGCATGGTTACGATGCGAATTTGATTGTAGCTAATGCGCTTCTCGATATGTATGGCAAAGGCGGCGCCTTTGGGAGCGCCAATGCTTTGTTCCGTCAGATGAGTGAGCTAAGAGACGAGGTTTCATGGAACGCTTTGTTAACTGGCTTAGCTAGAGTCGGCAGGAGTGAGCAAGCCTTATCTTTCTTCGAAGGGATGCAGCTCGAGGCGAAGCCTAGCAAGTACACACTCGCTACGCTCTTAGCGGGCTGTGCGAACGTTCCTGCTCTTGGTTTAGGCAAAGCAACTCATGGTTTCTTGATCAGAAACGGATATGATGTTGATGATGTCCTACGCGGTGCTATGGTTGACATGTACTCCAAATGCCGATGTTTCGACTATGCTATCAAAGTATTCGAAGAGGCGGCTGCTACAAGGGACTTGATGCTGTGGAACTCTATGATCCGTGGTTGCTATCGTAATGGGAGAAGCAAAGAGGTGTTTGAGCTGTTCATGGCTATGGAAGATGAAGGAGTTAAGCCTGACCATGTCACCTTTCTGGGGATCTTGCGAGCTTGCATACGCGAAGGCCACGTGGAGCTCGGTTTTCAGTACTTCAGTTCTATGAGCAACAGATATTTTGTATTGCCTCAGGTTGAGCATTATGATTGTATGGTTGAACTTTACTGCAAGTATGGGTGTTTGCGTCAGCTTGAGGAGTTTCTCCTGCTGATGCCTTTTGATCCACCTGTCCAAATGTTGACAAGGATAAATGATGCGAGCAAAAAGTACGGGTGGCGAAAGTTAGGAGAATGGGCTGCTGAACGGCTTCATGAATGATCATCACGAGGAGGAAAGAGATTGTGTTTTTGCATATGCACTTTTGAGAAGATTGCAGACAAATCTGGTGTCTTTTGAAGACCATGAAGAGGAAAGGGGATGCAGGAGGTGAAACAATTAGAGAGACATCATTAGTCTCTCCTGCCACTCCTAGAGGTAATCACAATTTCTCAATTTTTTTTTTCACTTTACTTATGTTCAGTTTATTGGTAAGTGTATGTTCTTTGTGGTGCTTTGTGCTCAATTCTTGACTATGTGAATTTCGGTTTCTTTCTCAGTATCTTTAATACTAGAGATGTATTAAACCAAGTCCTTTTGCAGTTCCTTGATGACAGAGATACAATCCCCCACTGACCATGCAACTTTCATAATGTAAGTTGTTCACTCTTATATAAGCTATTAATCAAGATTGATCTCTGAGTATTTGCAGTTCTTGTTATGAGGATTGTCACACTTTTTTGCGTTTAATCTCTGTTTTGTAATTTTCAGAGTCTGATATTCAGAGAAGTCTGATAATCTTTTTATCAAAAAGATCAGTGTGATGTAATTTTATTTGATATGTAAATGCAGAACCATTTGTAAATAATAACTGATGTCTTTTGGATGAATACAAGAATAGAAGTATATTATTATCAATTCATGATTAACACACAAATTAGGCGGTTTAGCACAAAATTAGGCATTTAGGCTTATTACGGTTCAGGCGCTCTTCATAGCCTTGAAGGTGACTAAAGCTTGAAATAATGAGTGAAAATTCTACTTTTTTTGTGAAGGTTCAGAGCAGGATTTACAAATCGTAGTAGGGTTCGGATTCATTGTCTCCCTTTTGAATGTGCTTCTTTTTGGTTGCTTCAAAACGCTCTAAAATTATTTTCCCATAAATGTAAAATCATTAAAATCTTTGTCACATTTCAACGGTGCATATGTTCTTGAATGTTATCCCTCCATAGCCCCAAAAAATAATGGACATAGTTAAACCTTTAGCCCAAATTAGAAATCCAAAAAAGACTGGCAAGTTAGGACACAATATATTGTTGAGAACTAATGTCGTACGTAGCTCATACATTATGAGCGTCGTTATCTACGCTACACAGTGATATCATGATCGAAGTGATAGATGGATATAGTCTCTAAGCATATTGACATTGTGAGAATACAGAAGTTAAAGTTTATGCTATAAATGAAACTAAATACAAAAGGAGCATGACTTATTACTTTTGTGGCACTTTCCCATGTTTTTAAAATTATTACTTTTTTTGTCTCGCAGTTTCTAAAATCTAAATTGTTGATAGTATATGATATTTATTGGCTATTGTCTATTTTACTGATGTTTATGAACCGTAATTGTTTCTAATGCTTTAACTTCTGATGAGATTATTTTAATTCACAACTACAATAAGTGTTTAGTTTCAAATTCAAGTTGCCTAATGATAAATTGGGTATTAGTAGAGATTAATTTTATATCCAAAATTTACACGCATAAATAAAAAAAAAACAGAAAAACAGAATTTAATACATCATGGTTAACACAAAAATTAAAATTAAATAATTTATTATTTTCATTTAAAATTTATATCAAATTTAATATAATATATTTTAAGAAAATAACATTAAAATTGAAATTTATTTATATATATACATTAATCCGCATGAGGTGCAGACAATCATCTTGTCTGATGGAAACACAGTTTGTTCCCAAAAATTAATGTTCTCCTTCAATATTAATTATGTTTTCCTAGTTTTGATAATGTCTCCTGAAATCTTTAAATTCACTGTTTAAGTGCTTTAAATATTTAAATACGTTAAAAAAAATTGTAATCTCTTTGGCTCATCTTAAACTTTTCTATTTTTTCCATTTAATGGGGGGTTGTTACTCATAAACGTTAATTCATTTGTTTTAGTTTTTATCGGTTGCTCCTTTTTTGCCAAACAAATTATTTGACTTGGGCTGAAAATAGTTCAATATCGCATCCAATAATAAGGT
It encodes:
- the LOC106313778 gene encoding pentatricopeptide repeat-containing protein At3g26540-like — translated: LQLHCSVVKRGYSGNVDLETSIVDVYGKCGAMSDARRVFDEIESPSDVSWNVVVRRYLEMGLNDEAVVMFFKMLELNVRPLNHTVSSVVLACSRSMALEVGMVIHAIAVKLKFLPDTIVSTSIFDMYVKCGRLESARRVFDETKSKDLKFWTSAMSGYAMNGITREARELFDLMPERNIISWNAMLGGYVRASKWDEALEFLALMRKEVEGIDNVTLVWILNVCSGVSDVQTGKQAHGFVYRHGYDANLIVANALLDMYGKGGAFGSANALFRQMSELRDEVSWNALLTGLARVGRSEQALSFFEGMQLEAKPSKYTLATLLAGCANVPALGLGKATHGFLIRNGYDVDDVLRGAMVDMYSKCRCFDYAIKVFEEAAATRDLMLWNSMIRGCYRNGRSKEVFELFMAMEDEGVKPDHVTFLGILRACIREGHVELGFQYFSSMSNRYFVLPQVEHYDCMVELYCKYGCLRQLEEFLLLMPFDPPVQMLTRINDASKKYGWRKLGEWAAERLHE